One window of the Camelina sativa cultivar DH55 chromosome 1, Cs, whole genome shotgun sequence genome contains the following:
- the LOC104782268 gene encoding kinesin-like protein KIN-12C, which produces MSRNVPRIEMPESEENVFANLSLFSPSRAPLNSIPDPNQLQMANHLSEFDLVQKLESTRTQHQRALGPEKRFDVSEGRAGIASGMHDSNPKIVGRKSRSEPNSAQSTPTRNGARVSLGGGCATGARVVQSFGGRGTSSFARIPRGISMAESVSFALTTPHFELNEDHSFWKEHNVQVLIRLRPLSTMERASQGHGRCLKQESPQTLLWLGHPETRFTFDHVASEAISQEKLFHVAGLPMVENCLSGYNSCVFAYGQTGSGKTYTMMGEISEVEGSLGEDCGVTARIFEYLFSRIKMEEEERRDENLKFSCKCSFLEIYNEQITDLLEPSSTNLQLREDLGKGVYVENLVEHNVRTVNDVLKLLLQGATNRKIAATRMNSESSRSHSVFTCTIESLWERDSLTHSRFARLNLVDLAGSERQKSSGAEGDRLKEAANINKSLSTLGLVIMSLVDLAHGKHRHVPYRDSRLTFLLQDSLGGNSKTMIIANVSPSLCSTNETLSTLKFAQRAKLIQNNAKVNEDASGDVTALQQEIRKLKVQLSSLVKNHDSSGALSDCISSHEESRYSVTSKVAGEIRQDKCHCQVHNSLRKKVKNMKDNLIGALRREKVSESALQKSEAQIERIDCLVRDMEEDAKRIKIMLNLREENVGEMEFCTSGSLMTKECLIEENKTLKGEIKLLLDSIDKNPELTRSALENTKLREQLQRYQQFYEHGEREALLAEVTGLRDQLLDVLEGKDDSFSKHTMKENEMEKEFEDCRNMNSNLIRELDEVQAGLGRYLNFDHIQSNFVASSTRGVEPVNQAHKQAETMPTISETQEEVAISESKNCSNIGNPDGKGVRLLNEPHDVLEENNRSSIEGYDMESEVVPSIEGYDTELCGMVNNRDALVKKTDEGIDRSILQFKLGKLMKDLEEARTLNCQYEKEYKSQLSQQEDIEVVREQVETETARTILELQEEVTALQSEFQSRICNLTEENQSMKDTITAREAETRALNQDWEMATLELTNFIVDGSKSIKNASRQIESIICSFPQVNAWIGDYVEKAAKSCIKKEETILLLQKSLEDARTLVAVMNLKLNSLKGATIALNEFQLGGNSANTEEGFHLNNEIDRKSNLKARQYSVLKTERHAEAAFAVTKWLSDSRNQHQMLEIVQDQSVKDGGTLISASPGADISLSKDGYLSDATYPYPKGDELSTSSSDFSNCKWQRDCALNVKCQGVSSSGSDAQDSNNKTTSAALIAKSGSAHSVFCGEGRQSVEKPLAIMMGKAGTQCKFSNPLSSEACMGLMQRMDPVRSFFDRFEEVNATMKEADLTLCELVKANEKSNHVTEMWIQTHGELIVKEKTLMDDLELVKSTLSACEEENQILLNQTHSTLADMENSVSLLEEYFLETKRGVEETLEALFSDVLLAGKDLLQLISNSRPSLEQTVSETMEREFTMYATYQCHIGKLIDQILDQRKQVITPHLSGQENHQSVKINAIGYNAEDEVTGKQNRAEIVTCLENNVQSHESLLYENLYLKKELERKEALCEGLLFDLKLLQESASNKRDIKNEMDELFDALCKVQLELELKAIQVHDLFVRNENLESCSIDLKSDLEQAKERIQILAEQNDELRVLVSDLCTEKVAAEEGMDEQKDLVRRLEKEILHLTTTAEKQLLSAVKSIEANLEKTCDEKDQLVEEICSLNNKLELAYAIADEKEAIAVEARQESEASKIYTEQKEEEVKILEISVEELERTINILERRVSDMDEEVKRHRTTQDLLETELQALRQRLFRFENFTGVVKTNECIEEYKSHIRSTEQSQIQVIQKEVAEKTKEIKQLKEYISEILLHSEAQASAYQEKYKTLEVMIRDYKLEDSSSSAAETISHKTDKSSIKSRGSSSPFRCIVGMVQQMKLEKDQELAMARVRAEELESLLAVKQKEVCTLNTRIAAADSMTHDVIRDLLGVKMDITSYADLIDQHHLQRVVEEAQKQAEEILSKEQEIINLKRHIDSLLKERESCMSELNKKDTDVLATQISLDQLQERVQLLYMQNEMLKNDKSNLLKKLAELDRTIHDARASNHRAPQTTKDTVSFNLADTDYTKRLENAQKLLSHANNELAKYRKTSNNHPSTRTQGQSSSTRYR; this is translated from the exons ATGTCTCGAAACGTTCCCAGAATCGAGATGCCGGAATCGGAAGAGAACGTGTTCGCGAACTTGTCTCTGTTTTCGCCGTCAAGAGCTCCTCTTAATTCGATACCAGATCCAAATCAGCTTCAGATGGCGAATCATCTATCCGAATTCGATTTGGTTCAGAAATTGGAAAGCACGAGAACGCAGCATCAACGAGCACTGGGTCCGGAGAAGAGATTCGATGTTTCGGAAGGTAGAGCTGGGATTGCGAGTGGTATGCATGATTCGAACCCTAAGATTGTTGGCCGGAAGTCTCGGTCGGAGCCTAACTCTGCGCAGAGTACGCCCACTAGGAACGGTGCTAGGGTTTCTCTTGGTGGGGGTTGTGCTACCGGCGCACGAGTTGTTCAGTCTTTTGGTGGAAGAGGAACGAGCTCGTTTGCGAGGATTCCAAGGGGGATTTCTATGGCTGAGTCTGTTAGCTTTGCGTTAACAACTCCACATTTTGAGCTCAATGAAGATCATTCGTTTTGGAAAGAGCACAATGTGCAG GTTTTGATAAGGCTGAGGCCATTAAGTACAATGGAAAGGGCTAGTCAAGGACATGGTAGGTGTTTGAAACAGGAGAGTCCACAAACATTGCTCTGGTTAGGCCATCCAGAGACCAGATTCACCTTTGACCATGTTGCCAGTGAGGCAATATCTCAG GAAAAGCTATTTCACGTTGCTGGACTGCCCATGGTGGAGAATTGCTTGTCTGGTTACAATAGCTGTGTGTTCGCCTACGGTCAG ACTGGTAGTGGCAAGACTTATACTATGATGGGAGAGATATCTGAGGTTGAGGGAAGCCTTGGTGAAGACTGCGGAGTTACTGCTCGTATTTTTGAGTATCTGTTCTCAAGAATTAAAATG gaagaagaagaaaggagagatgaaaacttgaaatttaGTTGCAAATGTTCTTTTCTTGAGATATATAACGAGCAGATAACCGACCTCTTGGAACCATCGTCAACCAATTTGCAA CTCAGAGAAGACTTGGGAAAAGGAGTATATGTTGAAAATCTTGTAGAACATAATGTGAGAACTGTTAATGACGTTCTAAAGCTTCTACTACAG GGAGCAACTAACCGGAAGATTGCTGCAACCCGTATGAACAGTGAAAGCAGCAGATCCCACAGCGTTTTCACGTGTACAATCGAGAGCCTCTGGGAGAGAGATTCTCTAACTCATTCAAGATTTGCCAGACTAAACTTGGTCGATCTGGCTGGTTCTGAAAG GCAGAAAAGCTCAGGTGCAGAAGGTGATCGCCTAAAAGAAGCAGCAAATATTAACAAATCCTTATCTACTTTGGG CTTAGTGATAATGTCTCTGGTGGATTTGGCACATGGGAAGCATAGACATGTTCCCTATAGAGATTCTCGACTTACCTTTTTACTGCAG GATTCTCTAGGGGGTAACTCCAAAACAATGATAATAGCTAATGTCAGCCCATCTCTTTG CTCTACAAACGAAACCCTCAGCACGCTGAAGTTCGCGCAACGGGCAAAACTAATCCAGAATAAT GCTAAAGTCAATGAAGATGCCTCTGGGGATGTTACAGCACTCCAACAGGAAATAAGAAAGTTAAAG GTCCAACTGTCTTCCCTTGTGAAGAACCATGACTCAAGTGGGGCTCTTTCAGACTGCATATCTTCTCATGAAGAATCCAGATACTCTGTTACATCTAAAGTAGCAGGAGAAATAAGACAAGACAAGTGTCACTGTCAGGTGCACAATTCACTGagaaaaaag gtgaaaaatatgaaagataATTTGATTGGTGCTCTCAGAAGGGAAAAGGTTTCTGAATCTGCCCTTCAGAAGTCCGAGGCTCAGATTGAGCGTATAGACTGCTTG GTTAGAGACATGGAAGAAGATGCCAAGCGCATTAAAATAATGCTTAATCTTAGGGAAGAAAATGTTGGCGAGATGGAATTCTGTACGTCTGGTTCATTGATGACAAAAGAGTGTCtcattgaagaaaataaaactctaaaagGAGAGATCAAGCTTCTCCTCGATAGCATTGACAAGAATCCAGAGTTGACACGTTCGGCCTTGGAGAACACCAAGCTCCGGGAGCAGCTACAACG ATATCAGCAATTTTATGAGCATGGGGAACGAGAGGCATTGCTTGCTGAGGTGACGGGACTACGTGACCAG CTTCTTGATGTTCTTGAAGGAAAAGATGATTCCTTTTCTAAACACACAATGAAG GAGAACGAAATGGAGAAGGAATTTGAAGACTGCAGAAACATGAACTCTAATTTGATcag AGAACTAGATGAAGTACAAGCAGGACTTGGAAGATACTTGAATTTCGATCATATACAATCCAACTTT GTTGCGTCTTCCACCAGAGGAGTTGAGCCGGTTAATCAAGCTCATAAGCAG GCAGAAACCATGCCAACTATAAGTGAAACCCAAGAGGAGGTGGCTATTTCAGAGAGTAAAAACTGCAGCAACATTGGTAATCCTGATGGCAAAGGGGTTAGGCTTCTAAATGAACCGCATGATGTGCTAGAGGAGAATAATAGATCCAGCATAGAAGGTTATGACATGGAAAGTGAAGTTGTACCCAGCATAGAAGGTTATGACACGGAGTTATGTGGCATGGTCAATAATAGAGATGCACTAGTGAAGAAGACAGATGAGGGGATAGACCGGTCAATTTTGCAGTTCAAGTTAGGAAAATTAATGAAGGACCTCGAGGAGGCCAGAACACTGAATTGTCAATACGAAAAAGAGTATAAGTCGCAATTATCTCAACAAGAAGACATTGAAGTAGTCCGTGAGCAAGTCGAGACAGAAACTGCCAGAACCATTCTTGAGTTGCAGGAAGAGGTGACTGCTCTCCAGTCTGAATTTCAAAGTAGAATCTGTAACTTGACCGAGGAAAACCAGTCGATGAAAGATACTATAACTGCAAGAGAGGCAGAAACAAGAGCACTTAACCAAGACTGGGAAATGGCTACCTTAGAACTAACAAATTTCATCGTCGATGGGTCTAAATCCATAAAAAATGCTTCTAGACAGATTGAAAGTATAATCTGTTCGTTTCCACAAGTGAATGCGTGGATAGGTGATTATGTTGAGAAGGCTGCAAAAAGTTgtataaaaaaggaagaaacaattTTACTTCTACAGAAAAGCTTGGAAGATGCACGGACATTAGTAGCAGTGATGAATTTGAAGCTGAATTCCTTAAAGGGCGCAACAATTGCTCTCAACGAATTTCAACTAGGTGGCAATTCTGCCAACACTGAAGAGGGTTTCCACTTGAATAATGAAATAGACAGGAAGAGCAACTTGAAAGCAAGGCAGTATTCTGTTCTGAAAACAGAACGACATGCCGAAGCTGCTTTTGCTGTTACAAAATGGCTTTCTGATTCTAGAAATCAACACCAGATGCTGGAAATAGTACAAGATCAATCAGTAAAAGATGGTGGTACATTAATCTCTGCTTCTCCTGGTGCTGATATTAGTTTGTCAAAGGATGGATATCTAAGTGATGCAACATATCCATATCCAAAGGGTGATGAGCTTTCAACATCAAGCTCTGACTTTTCAAACTGTAAATGGCAACGTGATTGTGCACTGAACGTAAAATGTCAAGGAGTTTCAAGTTCTGGATCTGACGCTCAAGATAGTAACAACAAGACTACATCAGCAGCTTTGATTGCTAAGAGTGGTTCTGCACATAGTGTTTTCTGTGGAG AGGGGAGGCAGTCAGTAGAAAAGCCATTGGCTATTATGATGGGGAAAGCAGGAACGCAATGCAAATTCAGTAACCCG CTTTCTTCCGAGGCATGTATGGGTCTTATGCAGAGAATGGATCCTGTTAGAAGTTTCTTCGATCGATTTGAGGAAGTCAATGCTACCATGAAAGAAGCTGATCTCACACTATGTGAATTAGTAAAGGCcaatgaaaaatcaaatcatGTTACAGAAATGTGGATTCAAACCCATGGAGAGCTAATAGTTAAGGAAAAAACTCTGATGGATGATCTTGAACTGGTAAAGTCTACACTATCCGCatgtgaagaagaaaatcaaatctTGCTAAATCAAACACACTCCACTTTGGCGGACATGGAAAATTCAGTGTCTTTGCTTGAAGAATATTTTCTGGAAACGAAAAGAGGAGTAGAAGAAACATTAGAGGCTTTGTTTTCCGATGTCCTTTTAGCTGGAAAAGATCTTCTCCAATTGATTTCCAACTCAAGACCATCGCTTGAACAGACTGTATCTGAAACCATGGAGAGAGAGTTCACCATGTATGCAACATACCAATGCCACATTGGGAAACTGATCGATCAAATTTTGGATCAGAGAAAACAGGTTATCACTCCCCACCTTTCAGGCCAAGAAAATCATCAGTCAGTGAAAATTAATGCCATTGGGTATAATGCTGAAGATGAAGTCACTGGAAAGCAAAACAGAGCAGAGATCGTTACATGTTTAGAAAATAATGTTCAGTCACATGAGAGCCTATTATATGAGAACTTGTATCTGAAAAAGGAGCTTGAGAGAAAAGAGGCTTTGTGCGAAGGCTTGCTTTTTGATTTGAAGCTACTTCAGGAATCAGcatcaaacaaaagagatatcAAGAATGAAATGGATGAGCTGTTTGACGCATTATGCAAAGTACAGCTAGAGCTGGAGCTGAAAGCAATTCAAGTTCATGATCTTTTTGTTCGTAACGAGAATCTTGAAAGTTGCTCCATTGACTTAAAGTCAGATCTAGAGCAGGCCAAAGAGAGGATACAAATTCTTGCGGAGCAGAATGATGAGTTAAGGGTCCTCGTTAGTGATCTCTGTACGGAAAAGGTTGCAGCTGAGGAGGGAATGGACGAACAAAAGGATCTTGTCAGAAGGTTGGAAAAAGAAATCCTTCACTTGACTACTACAGCAGAGAAGCAATTGCTTTCTGCGGTCAAGTCCATTGAAGCAAATTTGGAAAAAACCTGTGATGAGAAAGATCAGCTTGTTGAGGAAATATGTTCGTTAAATAATAAGCTTGAGTTGGCCTATGCTATAGCTGATGAAAAAGAAGCAATTGCGGTAGAGGCTCGTCAG GAATCTGAAGCAAGTAAAATATATACTGAACAAAAGGAAGAGGAGGTCAAGATTCTAGAAATTTCTGTTGAAGAACTTGAGCGTAcgataaatatattagaaagaCGG GTGTCTGATATGGATGAGGAAGTTAAAAGGCACCGTACCACCCAAGATTTGTTAGAGACAGAGCTGCAAGCTCTCAGACAGAGATTGTTTAGATTTGAAAACTTCACTGGTGTGGTAAAAACCAATGAATGCATAGAGGAATATAAGAGCCACATAAG GTCGACAGAGCAGAGTCAGATACAAGTCATTCAGAAGGAAGTAGCCGAgaaaaccaaagag ATTAAACAGCTAAAAGAGTATATCTCCGAAATTTTACTGCATTCTGAGGCCCAAGCATCTGCTTACCAAGAGAAG TATAAGACTTTGGAGGTTATGATTCGAGACTACAAACTAGAGGACTCAAGTTCGTCAGCTGCTGAGACCATATCACATAAAACTGATAAAAGCTCTATAAAGAGTAGAGGTTCAAGTTCACCCTTTAGATGTATAGTTGGGATGGTACAACAGATGAAACTGGAGAAGGATCAGGAATTGGCCATGGCAAGGGTTCGTGCTGAAGAATTGGAGTCATTGCTAGCTGTTAAACAGAAAGAG GTTTGCACATTGAACACGAGGATAGCTGCAGCTGATAGCATGACTCATGATGTTATTCGGGATTTACTTGGTGTGAAAATGGACATAACCAGCTATGCT GACTTGATTGACCAGCACCATCTCCAAAGAGTGGTTGAAGAGGCTCAGAAACAGGCTGAAGAGATCCTCTCCAAG gAGCAAGAAATCATCAACCTGAAGAGACATATTGATTCTCTTCTTAAGGAAAGAGAAAG TTGCATGTCAGAGTTGAACAAGAAAGATACAGATGTTCTTGCGACACAGATATCTTTGGACCAACTACAAGAGCGAGTTCAGTTGCTTTATATGCAAAACGAAATGCTCAAG AATGACAAGAGCAATTTGCTGAAGAAGTTAGCTGAACTTGATAGAACAATCCACGATGCACGGGCCAGTAACCATCGTGCTCCACAGACAACAAAG GATACAGTGTCGTTCAACCTTGCTGATACTGATTATACCAAGAGACTGGAAAACGCTCAGAAGCTTCTTTCCCATGCAAATAACGAATTGGCAAAGTATCGGAAAACGAGCAATAACCACCCATCTACAAGAACTCAAGGACAGAGCTCCAGTACAAGATATCGGTAA
- the LOC104782287 gene encoding uncharacterized protein LOC104782287, with translation MRKLFIFFSFLLYTVTTLTFPPLTTSASTSCRTLCGNIPINYPFGIDVGCGSPQFKAMFNCSTDLYFTTPSGSYKVQSIDYEKNTMVIFDPAMSTCSILQPHHDFKMSDIQNALIRPSYDTVFALLNCSNDSPVHNRYRNLCFNAAGHSCDELYSSCTSFRIFNTTTPSGNSTVHTTPYCCFTSYDTVRVMSMNILDCSHYTTAIDNGKMRGVAPLDWSYGIELSYAVPEIGCDRCRESGGTCGFDAETEIFLCQCPGSNNNNPTRECGGGMTNQGGFTSTNLNHTTILLIMFMYFVYSIL, from the exons atgaggaagctcttcatcttcttctccttcctcctctACACAGTCACAACCCTAACATTTCCGCCATTAACAACCTCAGCATCAACATCGTGCCGTACACTATGCGGCAACATCCCAATAAATTACCCGTTCGGCATCGACGTCGGCTGCGGATCTCCTCAGTTCAAAGCAATGTTCAATTGCTCCACCGATCTATATTTCACCACTCCTTCCGGAAGCTACAAAGTCCAGAGCATCGATTACGAGAAGAACACTATGGTAATCTTCGATCCGGCCATGTCTACTTGCTCGATTCTTCAGCCTCACCACGATTTCAAGATGTCTGATATACAGAACGCTCTTATCAGACCTTCGTACGACACCGTTTTCGCGCTCCTCAACTGTTCCAACGACTCTCCGGTTCATAATCGTTACCGGAATCTCTGTTTTAATGCCGCCGGCCACTCTTGCGACGAGCTTTATAGCTCTTGTACCTCATTTCGCATCTTCAATACTACAACACCCTCTG GTAATAGTACGGTTCATACAACGCCGTATTGTTGTTTCACTAGCTACGATACGGTGCGGGTGATGAGTATGAACATCTTGGACTGCTCGCATTACACCACGGCGATTGACAACGGGAAAATGAGAGGCGTGGCTCCTTTGGATTGGTCCTATGGAATCGAGCTTTCGTACGCGGTGCCGGAGATTGGTTGTGACCGTTGCCGGGAGTCAGGTGGCACTTGTGGTTTCGACGCGGAGACGGAGATTTTTCTTTGCCAATGTCCCggttccaacaacaacaaccctaCGAGGGAATGTG GTGGAGGTATGACTAATCAAGGAGGGTTTACTTCTACCAACTTAAATCATACAACAATTCTCTTGATCATGTTCATGTATTTTGTTTATTCCATTCTGTGa